In a single window of the Verrucomicrobiaceae bacterium genome:
- the rfbF gene encoding glucose-1-phosphate cytidylyltransferase, with protein sequence MTDSIPNNLKVVILCGGLGTRLREETEYRPKPMVPIGGQPIVWHIMKTYAHHGFKDFVLCLGYKGEVIKDYFRNYLWNRSDVTLKLGRNPQITYHNAHDEEDWTVTLLETGMHTMTGGRLLRAMQHLGDPDLLLTYGDGVTDSDIGTSVQFHYAQKALVTMTAVRPVGRFGELGLDGFTVKSFQEKPEQEAGFINGGYMVLDQSVRQFLAGDDCVFERDPLQKIAEAGGLKAFCHDGFWQCMDTYREFEILNKMWDGGNAPWKVW encoded by the coding sequence ATGACCGACTCCATACCAAACAACCTCAAAGTCGTAATCCTCTGTGGAGGACTCGGAACCCGCCTTCGCGAGGAGACGGAATATCGCCCCAAGCCCATGGTCCCCATCGGCGGGCAGCCCATCGTGTGGCACATCATGAAGACGTATGCTCACCACGGCTTCAAAGACTTCGTGCTGTGCCTCGGCTACAAAGGTGAAGTCATCAAAGACTACTTCCGCAACTACCTCTGGAACCGCAGCGACGTGACGCTCAAACTGGGGCGCAACCCGCAGATCACCTACCACAATGCCCACGACGAGGAGGACTGGACCGTCACCCTGCTGGAGACTGGCATGCACACGATGACTGGTGGACGTTTACTTCGCGCCATGCAGCATCTCGGAGATCCAGATCTGCTGCTCACGTATGGAGACGGGGTGACGGACTCAGACATCGGCACCTCTGTCCAATTTCACTACGCACAGAAGGCCCTCGTTACCATGACCGCAGTGAGACCCGTGGGCCGCTTTGGAGAACTAGGACTTGATGGATTTACGGTGAAGTCCTTTCAAGAGAAGCCGGAGCAAGAAGCAGGTTTTATCAATGGTGGTTACATGGTGCTTGATCAATCTGTTCGTCAATTCCTCGCCGGAGACGACTGCGTTTTTGAACGTGATCCGCTGCAAAAGATCGCTGAGGCAGGTGGGCTAAAAGCCTTCTGCCATGACGGTTTTTGGCAGTGCATGGACACTTACCGCGAGTTTGAAATCCTCAACAAAATGTGGGACGGCGGCAACGCGCCCTGGAAGGTCTGGTGA
- the rfbG gene encoding CDP-glucose 4,6-dehydratase, whose amino-acid sequence MFSSVYQGKRVLVTGHTGFKGSWLTLWLYALGAKISGYALAPLHQEDLRHFIPCDVLAHEWIADLRDRTTLTKAIETAKPDLIMHLAAQPLVRLSYAEPLETFSVNAWGTATLLETVRATNSRAHVIIVTSDKCYLNKNHGRPFSEDDPLGGHDVYSMSKAATEMVVAAWHASFFSRELGRGRLATVRAGNVIGGGDYAVDRILPDCVRAQVAGQPVILRNPAATRPWQHVLECLSGYLNAGQLLFSEPASKELLNLNFGPNPGSEHSVGEVVKAFFDIWPGHWEARPDPNAVPEANRLTLSHAKASSLLGWRPVWGFSQATQATAEWYRVRHTQKDADMLTFTRHQITKYAAQARSAGLPWTH is encoded by the coding sequence ATGTTTAGCTCCGTCTATCAAGGTAAACGCGTCCTCGTGACCGGGCACACCGGTTTTAAAGGCTCGTGGCTCACGCTTTGGCTGTACGCCCTGGGAGCAAAGATCAGTGGATATGCACTGGCGCCGCTGCATCAGGAGGATTTGAGGCATTTCATCCCGTGTGATGTACTAGCACACGAATGGATCGCCGATCTGCGGGATCGCACCACTCTGACAAAGGCCATCGAGACGGCCAAGCCAGACCTCATCATGCACTTGGCAGCTCAGCCGCTGGTGCGCCTGTCCTATGCGGAACCTTTGGAAACCTTCTCCGTGAACGCCTGGGGAACAGCGACGCTCTTGGAGACCGTGCGGGCCACAAACTCCCGTGCCCATGTCATAATCGTCACGAGTGACAAATGCTATCTGAACAAGAACCACGGTCGTCCCTTTTCCGAGGATGATCCACTCGGAGGTCATGACGTGTATTCGATGAGCAAAGCTGCCACTGAAATGGTCGTGGCGGCTTGGCATGCCTCGTTTTTTTCGCGTGAACTGGGCAGGGGACGCCTTGCCACCGTCCGCGCCGGCAATGTCATTGGTGGCGGGGATTATGCCGTGGACCGCATCCTGCCAGACTGCGTGCGTGCGCAGGTGGCCGGACAGCCGGTAATCCTGCGAAATCCCGCCGCGACAAGGCCCTGGCAGCATGTTTTGGAGTGCCTCAGTGGCTACTTGAACGCGGGGCAGCTCCTGTTTTCCGAGCCAGCGTCGAAAGAGCTTCTCAATCTGAATTTTGGCCCAAATCCCGGCTCCGAGCACAGCGTGGGCGAGGTCGTGAAGGCATTCTTTGATATCTGGCCCGGACACTGGGAGGCCAGACCTGACCCCAACGCCGTGCCAGAAGCCAATCGGCTGACCTTGAGTCATGCAAAGGCCTCCAGCTTACTGGGCTGGCGTCCCGTTTGGGGCTTCAGCCAGGCCACCCAGGCCACCGCTGAGTGGTATCGTGTGCGCCACACGCAAAAAGACGCTGACATGTTGACTTTTACTCGCCATCAAATCACCAAATACGCCGCTCAGGCCCGCTCCGCCGGGCTGCCGTGGACCCATTAG
- a CDS encoding methyltransferase domain-containing protein, producing MPQAHSCRSCGSTRSFPVIDLGLQPLANNLLHTEDLGKPEPRFPLAVFVCADCWLMQITETVPPVDLFSDYIYFSSFSDAMLRHSKAAVQKHREEKNLGKESFVVEIASNDGYLLKNLVGAGIPCLGFEPAANIAEVARENGVETHCEFFGQSTASAVREQKGRADLILGNNVFAHAPDTNDFVAGVAELLQPDGWCVFEFPYGVEMIEKAEFDTIYHEHVYYFTLTPLIPLFKRHGMDVFHTECLPIHGGSLRLYACRSGAESIRSSVTETLASETRLGVSSASYYQRFSDQAAQVKADLVQFLEEQKRGGKRIAAYGASAKGSTLLNYIGIAAQTLEFIADRSTYKQGRLSPGLHIPIVAAEELAARSPDYAVLLVWNFAEEVMLQQQDFRAINGKFVIPLPKLIVA from the coding sequence ATGCCCCAAGCCCATAGCTGCCGCTCCTGTGGCTCCACCCGTTCCTTTCCAGTGATCGACCTCGGCCTTCAGCCGCTGGCGAACAACCTCTTGCACACGGAGGACCTCGGCAAACCAGAGCCGCGCTTTCCGCTCGCCGTCTTTGTTTGTGCCGATTGCTGGCTGATGCAGATCACGGAAACAGTGCCCCCAGTCGATCTCTTCAGCGATTACATCTACTTCTCCTCCTTCTCTGACGCCATGTTGCGCCACTCGAAGGCCGCCGTACAAAAGCACAGGGAGGAAAAAAACCTCGGCAAAGAAAGTTTCGTCGTCGAGATCGCCAGCAACGACGGCTACCTACTGAAAAACCTCGTTGGGGCCGGTATCCCCTGTCTGGGATTCGAGCCGGCGGCCAACATCGCCGAAGTCGCTCGCGAAAACGGAGTCGAAACGCACTGCGAGTTTTTTGGCCAATCAACCGCCTCCGCCGTGCGTGAGCAAAAAGGCCGTGCTGACCTCATTTTAGGCAACAACGTCTTCGCCCACGCCCCAGACACCAATGACTTCGTCGCTGGCGTGGCCGAACTACTTCAGCCAGACGGTTGGTGCGTGTTTGAGTTCCCCTATGGCGTGGAAATGATCGAAAAAGCCGAGTTCGACACCATTTACCACGAACACGTCTATTACTTCACCCTCACGCCGCTCATTCCGCTCTTCAAACGTCACGGAATGGACGTTTTTCACACCGAGTGCCTACCCATCCATGGTGGCTCGCTAAGGCTTTACGCTTGCCGGAGCGGAGCAGAAAGTATCCGCTCAAGCGTCACAGAAACACTCGCCAGTGAAACCCGCCTCGGTGTCAGCAGTGCTTCTTATTATCAACGTTTTAGCGACCAAGCCGCCCAAGTGAAAGCTGATTTGGTTCAGTTTTTAGAAGAGCAAAAGCGAGGCGGTAAACGCATCGCCGCCTACGGAGCCTCAGCCAAAGGCAGCACCCTGCTCAACTACATCGGTATTGCAGCCCAGACTCTCGAATTTATCGCAGATCGCAGCACCTACAAGCAGGGCCGGCTCAGCCCTGGTTTGCACATCCCCATCGTTGCTGCTGAGGAGCTCGCTGCCCGCTCACCCGACTACGCCGTGCTCCTCGTGTGGAATTTCGCCGAAGAAGTCATGCTGCAGCAGCAGGACTTCCGGGCTATTAACGGCAAGTTTGTCATTCCGCTGCCAAAACTCATCGTAGCATGA
- the rfbC gene encoding dTDP-4-dehydrorhamnose 3,5-epimerase, translating to MNFLPTQIEGVWIVEMERRQDERGWFARTWCKDELKAHGLDPALAQCSSSFNHKRGTLRGMHYQAAPNEEVKLVRCTRGAVFDVVLDLRPDSQSFKHWHSVELSADNGRAIYIPKGCAHGYQTLMPDTELHYIISNRYIPESGRGLRWDDPTFGILWPMPDQAILSRRDASYPYFTL from the coding sequence ATGAACTTTCTTCCCACCCAGATCGAAGGAGTATGGATTGTCGAAATGGAGCGCCGTCAGGACGAGCGCGGCTGGTTCGCACGCACATGGTGTAAAGATGAGTTAAAGGCCCACGGCCTCGACCCAGCCCTGGCTCAGTGCAGCAGCTCTTTCAATCACAAGCGCGGCACCCTGCGAGGCATGCATTACCAAGCAGCGCCAAATGAAGAAGTAAAATTGGTTCGCTGCACACGTGGTGCTGTGTTTGATGTAGTGTTAGACCTACGCCCAGACTCCCAGAGCTTCAAACATTGGCACAGTGTGGAACTCAGTGCAGACAATGGCCGCGCGATCTACATCCCCAAAGGCTGTGCACACGGCTACCAAACCTTGATGCCTGATACCGAATTGCACTACATTATTTCTAATCGCTACATCCCTGAAAGTGGACGTGGTTTGCGTTGGGATGACCCAACATTCGGCATCCTATGGCCAATGCCAGATCAAGCAATCCTGTCACGACGGGACGCATCCTATCCGTACTTCACCCTATAA
- a CDS encoding DegT/DnrJ/EryC1/StrS family aminotransferase: MNRIPVFKPLIEEQEIEAATDALRLGWLGMGAYVGQFENGIKDFLETTDREVVALNTGHAALHLGLLLAGVGQGDHVITPSFNNIADFQAILAVGAIPVFCDIDDRTLCIDLEKAEGLVTSRTKAIIVMDYDCILCDHDRVALFAEKHALRVIHDAAHSFGSRSRGRRIGSFSDICMFSFDPVKTITCIDGGVLVVRSAEERQCLHEMRLIGMSQPATVMYQNQRAWTYDVKSLGFRYHMANLHAAMGLVQLAKMPVISETRRAACRTYNQRLSAIPQVRVPDTNFDDITPFLYYIRVPADLRDSLRNWMSKRGIDTGIQWQPGHWFELFKNCPRGDLSVTEKAGNEVMSLPLHSKMSSSDQEAVVGSIESFFRQQ; encoded by the coding sequence ATGAACCGAATTCCCGTATTTAAACCACTAATCGAAGAGCAAGAGATTGAGGCCGCAACGGATGCTCTCCGGCTCGGCTGGCTGGGAATGGGAGCCTACGTCGGGCAATTTGAAAATGGAATCAAGGATTTTCTAGAAACTACCGACCGTGAGGTTGTTGCATTAAACACTGGGCACGCGGCGCTACATTTGGGCCTCTTATTAGCTGGCGTGGGGCAGGGGGATCATGTTATCACACCTTCGTTTAATAATATCGCTGACTTTCAGGCCATCCTTGCCGTTGGAGCGATCCCCGTATTCTGCGATATAGATGACCGCACGCTTTGTATCGATCTAGAAAAAGCCGAGGGGCTGGTAACCTCTCGTACCAAGGCGATAATCGTCATGGATTATGATTGCATTTTGTGTGACCATGATCGGGTGGCGCTATTTGCTGAGAAGCACGCCTTGCGTGTCATCCATGATGCAGCTCATTCGTTTGGCTCTAGAAGTCGAGGGCGTAGGATAGGTAGCTTTTCTGATATATGCATGTTCAGCTTTGATCCTGTAAAAACGATTACATGCATAGATGGAGGAGTTCTCGTTGTCCGCTCCGCAGAGGAGCGCCAGTGTTTACATGAAATGCGGTTGATCGGCATGAGCCAACCTGCTACAGTCATGTATCAAAACCAACGTGCATGGACCTATGATGTAAAATCATTAGGCTTTCGCTATCACATGGCGAACTTACACGCTGCAATGGGCCTAGTTCAGCTCGCCAAAATGCCAGTGATTTCCGAAACTCGGCGCGCTGCTTGCCGCACCTACAATCAACGTCTCAGCGCTATCCCACAAGTACGCGTTCCAGACACCAATTTTGACGACATCACTCCATTTCTCTACTACATCCGAGTGCCAGCGGATCTCCGAGATTCGCTGCGTAATTGGATGTCTAAGCGCGGTATCGATACCGGAATCCAGTGGCAGCCAGGCCACTGGTTTGAGCTTTTTAAAAACTGCCCTCGCGGTGATCTATCCGTTACAGAAAAGGCTGGCAATGAAGTTATGTCATTACCCCTTCATTCAAAAATGTCCTCATCGGATCAAGAAGCTGTTGTGGGGTCCATTGAATCATTTTTTCGGCAACAATAG
- a CDS encoding GNAT family N-acetyltransferase — MIPQSLLQSIKVNAGTSQQFCLEVGSPVQAVLRPVATSRERLDFSDIYLLTQWRNRHCSSFLTEFTATPERTALWLTKIVGPDNTRVLFMVESPRGEVVGYMGLAFIDWTTHEGEADAVVRGRDAPRGLMTDCLRSLLNWARGPLGLQKISVRVRSDNPALEFYRKFGFMETRREHLQRTERNGDVVWQIDNDHVCLSEPQLVHMNLLDVPSTPPP; from the coding sequence ATGATTCCTCAATCTCTGCTCCAGTCGATCAAGGTAAACGCGGGAACATCTCAACAATTCTGTCTTGAAGTTGGCTCGCCAGTGCAGGCAGTGCTAAGGCCTGTTGCTACTAGCAGAGAACGACTTGATTTTTCAGACATTTACCTACTGACGCAATGGCGCAACCGACATTGTTCGTCTTTTTTGACGGAATTCACTGCAACTCCTGAACGGACGGCATTATGGCTCACAAAGATAGTAGGTCCTGATAACACGCGCGTGCTTTTCATGGTTGAATCTCCGCGAGGAGAAGTTGTTGGTTATATGGGTTTAGCCTTCATCGACTGGACTACGCATGAAGGGGAAGCGGATGCCGTAGTGCGTGGCAGAGATGCCCCCCGTGGTCTCATGACTGATTGTCTGCGTAGCCTCTTGAATTGGGCACGTGGACCACTCGGACTACAGAAAATATCAGTACGTGTGCGTTCCGATAATCCGGCCCTGGAATTCTATCGTAAATTTGGTTTCATGGAGACTCGTCGAGAGCATTTACAGCGCACAGAACGCAACGGAGATGTTGTATGGCAAATTGACAATGACCATGTTTGCCTTTCTGAACCTCAGTTGGTTCATATGAACCTTCTTGACGTTCCATCAACACCGCCCCCCTAA
- a CDS encoding glycosyltransferase family 2 protein, with product MCAPFVSIAVPTKNRAFLLGDCIRCALDQSYSNFELVIADNDDSAATQQVVAGFNDPRIKYFKTGGLSMPDNWEFAFQQTSGEVFTMLEDKQFLKYHALETIAKRFADSSVDVVTWSSDSFDDVGLFKRVWSPPASRQTAVFNSDEVLDKFLKGRSSEWSHFLPIAHLSAVRRALAKKVELSITGRQFLPVSPDYTSAFQWLAHGEKIVCLAEALVVYGTKQHSNGRAALLKQGLYEDFLRELKISDSDRYDRIPVKAMTVPGAIYNDYLHIRERLGGRLAPHELDMPRFYQSVHAYISNAFKEGVAMNRELEAWQTALNAESPSTRSEVMSQIKLAHLKGRMSQAIKKTECFIKGVWKKWVLRRPEWRYASAIDYIQAQKKEYQMS from the coding sequence ATGTGTGCGCCATTCGTTTCTATAGCTGTGCCAACTAAGAACCGAGCTTTTTTGCTTGGAGACTGCATTCGGTGTGCGCTTGATCAATCCTATTCAAATTTTGAATTGGTGATTGCTGATAATGATGACTCTGCGGCTACCCAGCAGGTTGTCGCCGGCTTCAATGACCCTCGCATTAAATATTTTAAGACGGGCGGACTCTCCATGCCGGACAATTGGGAATTTGCCTTCCAACAGACTTCTGGAGAGGTCTTCACCATGCTTGAGGATAAACAGTTTTTAAAATATCACGCACTCGAAACGATAGCGAAACGATTTGCAGATTCCAGTGTGGATGTTGTCACTTGGAGCAGTGATTCGTTTGATGACGTGGGGCTTTTCAAACGTGTCTGGTCGCCCCCTGCATCAAGACAAACCGCTGTTTTCAACAGTGATGAGGTGCTCGATAAGTTTTTAAAAGGGCGCTCCAGTGAATGGAGCCATTTTTTGCCTATCGCACATCTCAGTGCCGTGCGTCGAGCACTAGCAAAGAAGGTGGAACTGTCCATAACGGGGCGGCAATTTCTACCCGTATCCCCAGACTATACCTCCGCATTTCAGTGGTTGGCGCATGGTGAAAAAATTGTGTGCCTGGCGGAGGCGCTCGTGGTTTATGGTACGAAGCAGCATAGCAACGGGCGGGCAGCCCTTCTCAAACAGGGGCTCTATGAGGATTTTCTCCGAGAGTTAAAGATTAGTGACAGTGATCGCTATGACCGAATTCCGGTGAAGGCAATGACAGTTCCTGGGGCCATTTACAATGACTACCTTCATATACGCGAACGACTCGGAGGAAGGCTTGCACCTCACGAACTGGATATGCCTAGATTTTATCAATCTGTTCACGCTTATATTTCCAACGCTTTTAAAGAAGGTGTAGCGATGAACCGTGAATTGGAAGCATGGCAAACAGCTTTGAACGCCGAGTCTCCTAGCACACGGAGTGAAGTCATGTCTCAAATTAAACTTGCGCATTTGAAAGGTAGAATGAGCCAGGCAATAAAAAAAACAGAATGTTTCATCAAAGGCGTGTGGAAGAAATGGGTGCTGCGCCGACCTGAATGGCGATACGCCAGTGCAATCGACTACATCCAGGCGCAGAAAAAGGAATATCAAATGTCATAG
- a CDS encoding IS630 family transposase produces MRKAPELGADPNVDLWFSDESGFEGDPRPRRTWTKIGKVRHSPYLGEHIRYNVFGAVRPKDGRLGALLFNLCDSVTFQVFLDTLAEENPRVEGRRAILVLDNASWHKTKSLNWHHFEPEYLPPRSPDLNAIERLWLRMKADWFNGWIAKTSEQLQDRIIESLRSLFDQPSILQSQCRPKTRL; encoded by the coding sequence CTGCGAAAAGCTCCAGAACTGGGGGCCGATCCGAACGTCGACCTGTGGTTCAGCGACGAAAGCGGCTTTGAAGGCGATCCGCGCCCGCGCCGCACCTGGACCAAGATCGGCAAGGTGCGCCACTCCCCCTATCTCGGTGAGCACATCCGCTACAATGTGTTTGGTGCCGTGCGGCCCAAAGATGGAAGGCTCGGCGCACTGCTCTTCAACCTATGCGACAGCGTCACTTTTCAGGTGTTCCTCGACACTCTGGCCGAAGAGAATCCGCGCGTAGAAGGACGCCGCGCTATCCTGGTGCTCGACAACGCCTCATGGCACAAGACCAAGAGCCTCAACTGGCATCACTTCGAGCCGGAGTATCTGCCGCCACGCTCGCCAGACCTCAACGCTATTGAGCGGTTGTGGCTGCGCATGAAAGCCGACTGGTTCAACGGCTGGATCGCCAAGACTTCCGAGCAACTTCAGGACCGTATCATCGAGTCCCTACGCTCTTTGTTCGACCAGCCCTCCATCCTTCAGTCCCAGTGCCGCCCAAAGACGCGTTTATGA
- a CDS encoding helix-turn-helix domain-containing protein, with protein MARPCITLNLENATLEEVGVAMDCSPTKKGFRRLQALRWLYEGKSREQVADLSGFSLRQVLRFIQAFNLAGLDGLIPGRSSGRRRILPKEQVSDKILPLIEDPSLAGQSHWTAVKLHGWIKQNLQTQLGYSTTVRYLHEHDYRIKVPAPLAAQSG; from the coding sequence GTGGCCCGCCCGTGCATCACACTCAATCTCGAAAACGCGACCTTGGAAGAGGTCGGCGTGGCGATGGATTGCTCACCCACGAAGAAGGGCTTTCGTCGGCTTCAAGCGCTGCGCTGGCTTTATGAAGGCAAGAGCCGCGAGCAAGTCGCTGACCTCTCAGGCTTCAGCCTGCGGCAGGTTTTGCGCTTCATCCAAGCCTTCAATCTCGCCGGCCTTGATGGTCTCATTCCTGGACGCAGCAGCGGGCGTCGCCGCATCCTGCCCAAGGAACAGGTGAGCGATAAAATCCTACCTCTCATCGAAGATCCCTCACTGGCCGGACAAAGCCACTGGACCGCGGTGAAATTGCACGGCTGGATCAAGCAGAACCTGCAAACCCAGCTCGGCTACAGCACCACCGTGCGCTATCTCCACGAGCACGACTACCGCATCAAGGTTCCCGCGCCCTTGGCCGCTCAATCAGGATGA
- the lhgO gene encoding L-2-hydroxyglutarate oxidase: MGRRRFGIIGGGLIGLATAIKLQNRLPAAEIFVWEKESSPGQHQSTHNSGVLHAGLYYKPGSLKARLAVQGIREMTAFCHEHGISHDICGKVVVATSEVEEYRLKTLIERGSANGLSGMERLGPEQLKEMEPMAAGIAAVHVPEEGIVDYKQVVEAMRKVLEGLGGSLRLSCMVRQLVFRAGEWTLVGEEREDQCDFLVNCAGLHSDRVARMAGENPSTRIVPFRGEYFQLRPEMAARLKKLIYPVPDPTFPFLGVHLTRLIHGGVEAGPNAVLALAREGYKATDVNLRDLGEALSFPGLWRFLAAHPGMCARELHTSLSKSRFCRELQKLTPEVQDSDLMDGGTGVRAQAMSPDGRLVQDFDFIEREHALHVINAPSPGATASLAIGQHIVDNVCRVAGLS, encoded by the coding sequence ATGGGCAGACGACGATTCGGGATCATCGGTGGAGGCCTCATCGGGCTGGCTACGGCGATTAAATTACAAAACCGGCTACCTGCTGCGGAGATTTTTGTGTGGGAAAAGGAATCCTCTCCCGGCCAGCACCAGTCCACGCATAACAGCGGCGTGCTGCACGCGGGCCTCTACTACAAACCCGGCTCGCTCAAGGCCCGGCTGGCCGTCCAGGGCATCCGGGAGATGACTGCATTCTGCCACGAGCATGGCATCAGCCATGACATCTGCGGGAAAGTGGTCGTGGCCACCAGCGAGGTCGAGGAATACCGCCTGAAGACGCTCATCGAGCGTGGCTCGGCAAACGGTCTCAGCGGCATGGAGAGGCTCGGGCCGGAGCAGCTCAAGGAAATGGAACCCATGGCCGCTGGCATCGCCGCCGTGCATGTCCCGGAAGAAGGCATCGTGGATTACAAGCAAGTCGTCGAGGCCATGAGAAAGGTCCTGGAGGGCCTCGGCGGATCGCTGCGGCTCTCCTGCATGGTACGGCAGCTTGTCTTTCGCGCCGGGGAGTGGACGCTCGTCGGCGAGGAGCGTGAAGACCAATGCGATTTCCTCGTGAACTGCGCCGGCCTCCACAGCGACCGCGTGGCCCGCATGGCGGGGGAAAATCCCTCCACACGGATCGTGCCCTTCCGCGGCGAGTACTTCCAGCTCCGCCCCGAAATGGCCGCCAGGCTCAAAAAGCTCATCTATCCGGTGCCAGATCCCACCTTCCCCTTCCTCGGGGTGCATCTCACCCGCCTCATCCACGGCGGCGTGGAGGCCGGGCCGAACGCCGTGCTTGCCCTCGCCCGTGAAGGCTACAAAGCCACCGATGTAAACCTCCGTGACCTCGGCGAGGCGTTGAGCTTTCCAGGCCTCTGGCGCTTCCTGGCCGCCCATCCCGGCATGTGCGCCCGCGAGCTGCACACCTCACTCAGTAAGAGCCGCTTCTGCCGCGAGCTGCAAAAACTCACTCCCGAGGTGCAGGACAGCGATCTGATGGACGGCGGAACTGGCGTGCGTGCCCAGGCCATGTCTCCCGATGGCAGGCTTGTCCAAGATTTCGATTTCATCGAGCGCGAGCACGCCTTGCATGTCATCAATGCCCCCAGCCCAGGTGCCACCGCCAGCCTCGCCATCGGCCAGCATATCGTGGACAATGTTTGCCGTGTGGCCGGATTAAGCTAA
- a CDS encoding SIS domain-containing protein has product MNTFADYAAKLSQFTSSMDWSGVEKLANLVEDARKQRKQVFICGNGGSAANALHIANDFTAAMFKGTRNAILANALPANVGVLTCIGNDLSYEVIFSQQLRVLAEPGDLLIVLSGSGNSPNILAVLDEAKAQGVTSVAILGFDGGKALHKADHVIHFALNDMQIVEDLQIVVGHMIMRHISALNGTKC; this is encoded by the coding sequence ATGAATACCTTCGCTGACTACGCGGCAAAGCTCTCCCAATTCACCTCCAGCATGGACTGGAGTGGCGTGGAAAAGCTCGCCAACCTCGTTGAAGACGCTCGCAAGCAGCGGAAACAGGTTTTCATCTGCGGCAATGGAGGCAGCGCGGCGAATGCCCTGCACATCGCCAATGACTTCACCGCCGCCATGTTCAAGGGCACTCGCAATGCCATCCTGGCGAACGCTCTGCCGGCCAACGTGGGCGTGCTGACCTGCATCGGCAACGACCTGTCCTATGAGGTGATCTTCTCCCAGCAGCTCCGCGTACTCGCCGAGCCGGGTGATCTGCTCATCGTGCTCTCCGGCAGCGGGAACTCGCCCAACATCCTCGCCGTGCTCGATGAGGCCAAGGCGCAAGGCGTCACCTCCGTCGCCATACTCGGTTTCGACGGTGGAAAGGCGCTGCACAAGGCCGATCATGTGATTCACTTCGCCCTCAACGACATGCAGATCGTCGAGGACCTCCAAATCGTCGTCGGGCACATGATCATGCGTCACATCTCCGCCCTCAACGGCACCAAATGCTAA
- a CDS encoding GDP-mannose 4,6-dehydratase, whose translation MSQRILVIGSNSFSGASFVRYLLKQPGLEVVGASRSAEPELPFRPYSWDSAASGSTYRFHQLDLRKDLDALVKLAADLEVTQVINFAAQGMVAESWLKPEDWYMTNTVANIMLHDQLRKLPSLQKYVHISTPEVYGSTDGLLKETRSYNPSTPYATSRAACDLSLHNFLENYRFPVVWTRAANVYGPGQQLYRVIPRMVMAILTGKKLQLHGSGHSVRSFIHIDDVASATWDIAQKAAPGSIYHISTDRFVSIRDLVTLVCERMGEDFAKHTEEAPERDGKDAAYLLDAAKVRAEFGWHDRVSLEQGIDQTVAWAKEHFDALKKLPLNYIHKA comes from the coding sequence ATGTCCCAGCGCATTCTCGTCATCGGTAGCAATTCCTTCTCAGGAGCCAGTTTCGTCCGTTATTTGCTCAAACAACCCGGTTTGGAGGTTGTCGGTGCCAGCCGCTCTGCGGAGCCTGAGCTGCCCTTTCGCCCTTACTCATGGGATTCGGCCGCCAGCGGTTCCACCTACCGTTTTCATCAGCTCGATTTGAGGAAAGACCTAGATGCGTTGGTGAAGCTCGCCGCGGATCTGGAAGTGACCCAAGTCATCAACTTTGCCGCGCAAGGCATGGTCGCGGAGAGCTGGCTGAAGCCTGAGGACTGGTATATGACCAATACCGTGGCGAACATCATGCTGCACGACCAGCTTCGGAAGCTGCCGTCGCTGCAAAAATACGTCCACATCTCTACCCCCGAGGTTTACGGCAGCACGGACGGCCTGCTCAAGGAGACCCGCAGCTACAATCCCAGCACGCCCTACGCCACCTCTCGAGCCGCTTGCGACCTGAGCCTGCACAACTTCCTAGAAAACTACCGTTTCCCGGTCGTCTGGACCCGCGCCGCGAATGTCTATGGTCCCGGCCAGCAGCTCTACCGCGTCATTCCGCGCATGGTGATGGCCATCCTCACCGGCAAAAAGCTCCAGCTTCACGGCAGCGGCCATTCCGTCCGCAGTTTCATTCACATTGACGATGTCGCCTCCGCCACCTGGGACATCGCGCAGAAGGCCGCGCCAGGCAGCATCTACCACATCAGCACGGACCGCTTCGTCAGCATCCGCGATCTCGTGACGCTCGTGTGCGAGCGCATGGGGGAGGACTTCGCCAAGCACACTGAGGAAGCCCCCGAGCGTGATGGTAAGGATGCCGCCTACCTGCTCGATGCCGCGAAGGTCCGCGCCGAGTTTGGCTGGCATGACCGCGTTTCCCTTGAGCAAGGCATCGACCAGACCGTCGCGTGGGCGAAGGAGCACTTTGATGCGCTCAAAAAACTGCCGCTCAACTACATCCACAAAGCCTGA